In one window of Arachis ipaensis cultivar K30076 chromosome B06, Araip1.1, whole genome shotgun sequence DNA:
- the LOC107645752 gene encoding protein DETOXIFICATION 12-like, whose protein sequence is MKFSTQCEMTCAPISMELFHDFGEFLCYTVPSAGMIYLEWWSFELLTLPSELLPNPELEVSFLSICYSITTTIYTIPEAIGSVASTRISDALGTGNSREVRMVVIAAITLADLQALLVSSTIFRCQKILSYFFSYEQDVLDYVTNMISIICVSIILDTLHGTFSG, encoded by the exons ATGAAATTCTCTACTCAGTGTGAAATGACTTGTGCTCCAATCTCCATGGAACTATTCCATGACTTTGGAGAGTTCTTGTGCTACACCGTTCCATCTGCTGgaatgattta CCTTGAATGGTGGTCATTTGAGCTGCTCACTTTGCCTTCTGAGCTTCTACCAAATCCAGAGCTTGAAGTTTCATTTTTGTCCATATG TTACTCAATCACCACAACAATCTATACAATACCAGAAGCAATTGGCTCAGTAGCAag cACTAGAATTTCAGATGCATTGGGAACTGGAAATTCAAGAGAAGTACGAATGGTGGTCATAGCTGCCATAACTCTTGCAGACTTACAGGCTCTTCTAGTGAGCTCAACCATTTTTAGATGCCAAAAaattttaagctatttttttagCTATGAACAAGATGTGTTAGATTATGTCACAAATATGATTTCCATAATATGTGTCTCTATTATATTAGACACTTTACATGGTACCTTTTCaggttga